The following coding sequences lie in one Drosophila sulfurigaster albostrigata strain 15112-1811.04 chromosome 2R, ASM2355843v2, whole genome shotgun sequence genomic window:
- the LOC133837611 gene encoding LOW QUALITY PROTEIN: mitogen-activated protein kinase kinase kinase 4 (The sequence of the model RefSeq protein was modified relative to this genomic sequence to represent the inferred CDS: inserted 2 bases in 1 codon), which produces MSNNRRRVRTIDYAALQGLQLSAVAMKATTTTAMSPPAQTEAEAEAVTETEAEQSPTAPLPATVLESPPGPPPVPPIRLRRELNVDEDARVEYRVKQTPSRPMQMGNGRIGTLEEDLHPEDELAHYDVFGSTPPRTRQKIKNRDWERKQKVATIVASTDAPASVGGTPKKGMTRMARSRVQRRNTMDCALLNEMFVNDEGKRTDKRLQSLLRDSEREMKNSLATATLVPPRGNSFHEGAHPQEALDKIMPLSSEVSAPLPLRIASKVVESCNRYRCVSSRPIGCRSSAPPLAFAPQLPQLPQLGTADGKQTPGLAKRKDFHETFANLIKLGSVDRQDARLSQEEHTWQTELKDLIWLELQAWQADRTVEQQDKYLFEARHGVSDLLTQIISYKFQPRYRREPSLLSLDSGIHSDANSNASSPLPSKMCQGCMSLYCKDCMDQQELALREVEDLLTRLEAAEALYPSSQAMGALHPIYKSQSFVGRIKSMCLWYNITKQNKLKLSILGRILARLQDVKFSWPVQTSYRXGTDSGNSSASGVDNENDSAVNSMDSSKPPSVAGNGQGARRGCGMSCARVQFMLNDSTHVPGEASSSNESTSTEVSQLSNDLQHSQLRKNSMHDINIFSVEPLGTSSNDCNGEQSSGLYRKFIENVLKCRGLAKSLAFLHQLHNVALYKAHIALEKPGAEDVEDFELESEPIDSNVPRMDPQISHEQIVELRTYGYWSEEAQSINLPSYIPTFVFLSGIPLQFMHEFLRMRLETRPVRPNPLSLEQLMKELREGLTLALTHRERYQRHITTALAENESELVSYINILNQYDATVRKTFELYLDYIDQLVLVAVPETNQKSVLEKEWMFTKLISPMIKGMHTLASQKFCGIISKLLRSIAKRLIQRSAELDEQIAGTTHSNNDNEELKWQLLTICRETQALLTEERERSIKVLFFAKTFCRDVETTDFHREHYEHDVANHQHDFICSDVKAAFKLLQEDVLEVRNKLTEIIKGVQHRCCLNNMQDLDEQDRLAVLSRTREILHQGYKFGFEYHKDVIRLFEQRIMDQKDSSHTVELALGIISFAKMWMHFVMERCERGRGMRPRWASQGLEFLMLACDLQITQHLDDRQFEELKQQMDRCISHVIGITSEPEKVARKKASPRTRKTSSPATSRSRTPTRTPMSAGVVLNPNTPPLLSPPYNKLLYPQFSLKEELLQQNSATYSSVDSTDYVEAPLGGANGELRLLVPQTPPISLASGKSSSNSTPLASRHERVRDAVNRLDLDLEEHLRERRLIGQVKALNSCDKVQIRARSVNFRWHRGIKIGQGRFGKVYTAVNNNSGELMAMKEIAIQPGETRALKNVAEELKILEGIKHKNLVRYYGIEVHREELLIFMELCSEGTLESLVELTGGLPEALARRFTAQLLSGVAELHKHGIVHRDIKTANIFLVDGSNSLKLGDFGSAVKIQAHTTVPGELQGYVGTQAYMAPEVFTKTNSDGHGRAADIWSVGCVVVEMASGKRPWAQFDSNFQIMFKVGMGEKPQAPESLSQEGHEFIDNCLQHDPKLRMTAMELLEQNFCKSGRDEEYSTEQLQAQMRGSFRRNVVQT; this is translated from the exons GGTGGAATACCGGGTCAAACAGACGCCATCGCGTCCCATGCAGATGGGCAACGGTCGCATCGGCACCTTGGAGGAGGATCTGCATCCAGAAGATGAGCTGGCCCACTATGATGTGTTTGGCTCAACGCCGCCGCGAACCCGTCAAAAGATCAAGAATCGTGACTGGGAACGCAAACAGAAAGTGGCCACAATTGTTGC CTCCACAGATGCGCCTGCGAGCGTGGGAGGCACACCCAAGAAGGGAATGACGCGGATGGCACGATCACGGGTCCAGCGACGTAACACGATGGATTGCGCGCTGCTCAACGAAATGTTCGTCAACGACGAGGGCAAGCGCACCGATAAGCGATTGCAATCGCTGCTGCGCGACTCGGAGCGCGAGATGAAGAACTCTctggcgacggcgacgttgGTGCCGCCGCGTGGTAATAGCTTCCACGAAGGTGCGCATCCCCAAGAGGCACTCGATAAGATAATGCCGCTCAGTTCAGAGGTGTCGGCGCCGCTGCCATTGCGCATTGCCTCCAAGGTGGTGGAGAGTTGTAATCGGTATCGTTGTGTCTCCTCGCGACCAATTGGCTGTCGATCATCGGCGCCTCCTTTAGCATTTGCTCCACAGTTGCCACAGCTGCCGCAGTTGGGCACGGCGGATGGCAAACAGACGCCGGGATTGGCCAAGCGCAAGGATTTCCACGAAACGTTCGCCAATCTGATTAAGCTGGGCAGCGTGGACAGGCAGGATGCACGACTGTCCCAGGAGGAGCACACGTGGCAGACGGAGCTCAAGGATCTCATCTGGCTGGAGTTGCAGGCGTGGCAGGCCGATCGCACCGTCGAGCAGCAGGACAAATATCTGTTCGAAGCGCGTCACGGGGTTTCGGATTTGTTGACGCAAATCATTAGCTACAAGTTCCAGCCGCGCTATCGTCGCGAGCCCAGTTTGCTGAGCCTCGACAGCGGCATACACTCCGATGCCAATTCCAATGCCAGCT CTCCTTTGCCGAGCAAAATGTGTCAGGGTTGCATGTCGCTGTACTGCAAGGATTGCATGGATCAGCAGGAGTTGGCACTGCGTGAAGTTGAGGATCTGCTGACGCGTCTCGAGGCCGCTGAAGCATTGTATCCCTCGTCCCAGGCGATGGGAGCGTTGCATCCCATCTATAAGTCGCAGAGCTTTGTGGGACGCATCAAGTCAATGTGTTTGTGGTACAATATTACCAAGCAGAACAAGCTGAAGCTCAGCATACTGGGTAGAATACTAGCCAG ACTGCAGGATGTCAAGTTCTCGTGGCCGGTGCAAACATCCTACAG GGGAACGGACAGCGGAAATTCGTCCGCGTCGGGCGTGGACAACGAAAACGATTCGGCTGTGAATTCCATGGACTCCTCGAAGCCACCCAGCGTGGCGGGTAATGGTCAAGGAGCACGACGTGGTTGCGGCATGTCCTGTGCTCGCGTGCAGTTCATGCTGAATGATTCGACGCATGTGCCAGGCGAGGCTTCGAGCAGCAATGA ATCGACATCGACAGAGGTTAGTCAGCTGTCCAACGATTTACAGCACAGCCAATTGCGCAAGAATTCAATGCACGACATCAACATCTTTAGCGTGGAGCCGCTGGGCACCTCGAGCAACGACTGCAACGGCGAACAATCGTCGGGATTGTATCGCAAGTTCATCGAGAATGTGCTGAAGTGTCGCGGTCTCGCCAAGTCCTTGGCTTTCCTCCACCAATTGCACAATGTGGCGCTGTACAAGGCGCACATTGCACTGGAGAAACCGGGCGCCGAGGATGTGGAAGACTTTGAGCTAGAGTCCGAGCCCATTGATTCGAATGTGCCGCGCATGGATCCGCAGATTAGTCACGAACAAATTGTCGAGCTACGCACTTATGGCTATTGGAGCGAAGAGGCGCAATCGATCAATCTGCCCTCGTACATTCCCACATTTGTGTTCCTCAGTGGCATTCCTTTGCAGTTCATGCACGAGTTCTTGCGCATGCGTCTCGAGACGCGTCCGGTGCGCCCCAATCCTCTTAGTCTCGAGCAGCTCATGAAGGAACTGCGCGAGGGTCTCACGCTGGCGTTGACGCATCGTGAGCGTTATCAACGTCACATTACGACGGCGCTGGCTGAGAACGAATCGGAACTGGTTAGCtacattaatatactaaatcaatACGATGCGACAGTGCGCAAAACGTTCGAGCTTTACTTGGATTATATCGATCAATTGGTGCTCGTTGCGGTGCCGGAAACGAACCAGAAATCGGTGCTGGAGAAGGAATGGATGTTCACCAAGCTCATCAGTCCCATGATCAAGGGCATGCATACCCTCGCTTCACAAAAGTTTTGCGGCATCATTAGCAAACTGTTGCGCAGCATTGCGAAGCGTCTGATTCAGCGTTCTGCTGAGCTGGATGAACAGATTGCGGGCACGacgcacagcaacaacgataacGAGGAGCTGAAGTGGCAACTGCTTACCATTTGTCGCGAGACGCAGGCGCTGCTCACCGAGGAGCGTGAACGTTCCATCAAGGTGCTCTTCTTTGCCAAGACCTTTTGTCGTGACGTTGAGACAACGGACTTTCATCGCGAGCACTACGAACACGATGTGGCCAATCATCAGCATGATTTCATTTGTTCGGATGTGAAGGCTGCATTCAAGTTACTGCAGGAGGATGTGCTCGAGGTGCGCAACAAACTAACGGAGATTATCAAAGGTGTGCAGCATCGGTGTTGTCTCAACAACATGCAGGATCTGGACGAACAGGATCGCCTGGCTGTGCTTTCGCGCACGCGCGAAATCCTGCATCAGGGATACAAGTTTGGCTTCGAGTACCACAAGGATGTGATACGACTGTTCGAGCAGCGCATCATGGACCAAAAGGACAGCTCTCACACCGTGGAGTTGGCACTGGGCATCATCTCGTTCGCCAAGATGTGGATGCACTTTGTGATGGAGCGTTGCgagcgtgggcgtggcatgcgTCCACGTTGGGCTTCGCAGGGTCTTGAGTTCCTGATGCTCGCCTGCGATCTGCAGATCACTCAGCATCTGGACGATCGGCAGTTCGAGGAGCTGAAACAGCAAATGGATCGTTGCATTTCGCATGTGATTGGCATCACTTCCGAGCCGGAGAAGGTGGCGCGCAAGAAAGCATCGCCACGCACACGCAAGACATCCTCGCCAGCGACAAGCCGCTCCCGAACACCGACACGCACTCCCATGTCCGCTGGCGTTGTGCTGAATCCCAATACGCCGCCGCTTCTGTCGCCGCCATACAACAAGCTGCTGTATCCACAGTTCAGTCTCAAGgaggagctgctgcagcagaaCTCGGCCACATACAGTTCCGTGGACAGCACCGACTATGTGGAGGCGCCGCTTGGAGGCGCCAACGGTGAGCTGCGACTGCTGGTGCCACAGACGCCGCCCATTTCCTTGGCGTCtggcaagagcagcagcaactcgacGCCGCTCGCCTCGCGTCATGAGCGAGTGCGCGATGCGGTCAATCGACTGGACTTAGATTTGGAAGAGCATTTGCGAGAACGTCGTCTCATTGGCCAGGTTAAGGCGCTTAATTCTTGTGACAAGGTGCAGATACGGGCGCGTAGCGTCAACTTCCGCTGGCATCGCGGCATCAAGATTGGCCAAGGGCGCTTTGGCAAAGTCTACACGGCTGTCAACAACAATTCGGGCGAACTGATGGCCATGAAGGAGATTGCCATACAGCCGGGCGAGACGCGTGCGCTGAAGAATGTCGCCGAGGAGCTAAAAATATTGGAGGGCATCAAGCACAAGAATCTGGTGCGTTACTATGGCATCGAAGTGCATCGCGAGGAGCTGCTCATCTTCATGGAACTCTGTTCCGAGGGTACACTCGAGTCGCTGGTTGAGCTGACTGGCGGTTTGCCAGAGGCGCTGGCGCGTCGCTTCACGGCACAGCTGCTCTCCGGTGTGGCCGAGCTGCATAAGCACGGCATTGTGCATCGGGACATCAAGACGGCAAACATATTCCTTGTCGATGGCAGCAACAGTCTGAAGTTGGGTGACTTTGGTTCGGCGGTCAAGATACAAGCGCACACCACAGTGCCGGGTGAGCTGCAAGGTTATGTGGGCACTCAGGCCTACATGGCGCCAGAGGTGTTTACCAAGACGAATAGCGATGGCCATGGACGCGCGGCCGATATCTGGTCGGTGGGTTGCGTTGTCGTCGAAATGGCCTCGGGCAAG cgTCCCTGGGCACAGTTTGATTCCAATTTCCAAATCATGTTCAAAGTGGGCATGGGTGAAAAGCCCCAGGCACCGGAGAGTCTCTCGCAGGAGGGTCACGAGTTCATTGACAACTGTCTGCAGCACGATCCCAAGTTACGTATGACGGCCATGGAACTGCTCGAGCAGAACTTTTGCAAG TCTGGCCGCGATGAGGAGTACAGCACCGAGCAGTTGCAGGCACAAATGCGAGGCTCCTTCAGGCGCAACGTGGTGCAGACTTAG